Proteins encoded within one genomic window of Pseudomonas cannabina:
- a CDS encoding Y-family DNA polymerase codes for MLWACVLLPQLALDGVMRRRSDSDEPLALISGSAHRRVLQTVNPAARALGLRAGQSLTAAQALVPNFATVVHDPADTEHLQQLLAAWAYGFSSNVSLKYPRVLLMEIESSLKLFGPWPVFEARLREELTAQGFRHRIVVAPNPIAARMLANMHDGLSIDCPHELRRTLEQMPLERIGLSREVATALTRMGLRSVRQVLALPRDTLARRFPASVLQHLDTLLGERPVALECYTPPDFFDVRIELNFDVESHQALLFPLKRLIADLSLFLAGRDSGVQRFALHLEHVDGPETVIPVGLLSAERDASMLFELARGRLEQVLVASPVRAVRLLAQDLPDFVPAHRELFDERVQQTLPWEQLRERLRARLGDESVTGLRAQADHRPECAWQPQSTQKPVLPARGCTRPGWLLREPQPLPVHTTRILAGPERIESGWWDGGDVRRDYYLVETINGQRAWAYRSVGEQGELLLHGWFA; via the coding sequence ATGCTGTGGGCCTGTGTCTTACTGCCACAACTGGCGCTCGACGGCGTCATGCGTCGTCGCAGTGATTCCGACGAACCTCTGGCGCTGATCAGCGGCAGTGCACATCGGCGCGTCCTGCAAACCGTCAATCCGGCTGCGCGGGCATTGGGCCTGAGGGCCGGGCAGTCGCTGACGGCGGCGCAGGCACTGGTGCCCAATTTCGCGACGGTCGTCCACGACCCCGCCGACACCGAGCACTTGCAACAGCTGCTCGCCGCCTGGGCTTACGGCTTCAGCTCCAACGTCAGCCTCAAATACCCTCGCGTGTTGCTGATGGAAATCGAGTCCAGCCTCAAGCTGTTCGGCCCGTGGCCGGTGTTCGAGGCGCGCCTGCGGGAAGAGCTGACCGCGCAAGGCTTTCGGCATCGCATCGTGGTCGCGCCCAACCCGATCGCGGCGCGGATGCTGGCCAACATGCACGACGGCCTGAGTATCGATTGCCCGCATGAACTGCGTCGGACGCTGGAGCAGATGCCGCTGGAGCGTATTGGTCTGAGCCGCGAAGTCGCGACGGCCCTGACGCGCATGGGCCTGCGCAGCGTGCGGCAGGTACTGGCTTTGCCGCGCGACACCCTGGCGCGACGTTTTCCGGCCAGCGTCCTGCAGCATCTCGACACACTGCTCGGCGAGCGCCCGGTAGCGCTGGAGTGCTACACGCCGCCTGACTTCTTCGATGTGCGTATCGAACTGAATTTCGATGTCGAATCGCATCAGGCCCTGCTGTTCCCCCTCAAACGACTGATTGCCGACCTGTCCTTGTTTCTGGCCGGGCGCGACAGCGGTGTGCAGCGCTTTGCCCTGCATCTGGAGCACGTCGATGGTCCGGAGACGGTGATTCCGGTCGGGCTGCTCAGCGCCGAGCGCGATGCCTCGATGCTCTTCGAACTGGCGCGCGGCAGGCTGGAGCAGGTGCTGGTGGCCTCGCCGGTCCGTGCGGTGCGTTTGCTGGCGCAGGACTTGCCGGATTTCGTTCCGGCGCACCGCGAGCTGTTCGATGAGCGCGTGCAACAGACCTTGCCCTGGGAGCAACTGCGCGAACGCTTGCGCGCGCGGCTGGGCGACGAGTCGGTCACTGGCCTGCGCGCTCAGGCAGATCATCGCCCGGAATGTGCCTGGCAGCCACAAAGTACCCAAAAGCCGGTTCTGCCAGCCCGAGGCTGCACGCGTCCGGGCTGGCTGTTGCGGGAGCCGCAGCCGTTGCCCGTTCATACCACACGCATTCTGGCCGGGCCCGAACGAATTGAATCTGGCTGGTGGGACGGTGGCGATGTGCGCCGTGACTACTATCTGGTCGAAACCATCAATGGCCAGCGCGCCTGGGCCTATCGCAGCGTAGGCGAGCAGGGTGAACTGCTGCTGCATGGCTGGTTCGCATGA
- the imuA gene encoding translesion DNA synthesis-associated protein ImuA: MGAVVSLDALLDERRVWKGRQQSTPQVSPHSSGHAALDSALPTGGWPASALTEILIPANGSGELRLLWPSLARLSGIGERIVLVAPPYIPYPQAWLAAGVDLRQLVVIEASARDALWAAEQCLRSGSCGAVVCWPGMVDDRALRRLQVAAETGQTLAFACRPQQAAANPSPAALRVVIDTRPAQLRVLKCRGGLAPPFPIPFPTDA, translated from the coding sequence ATGGGCGCCGTCGTCAGCCTCGATGCCTTGTTGGACGAGCGCAGGGTCTGGAAGGGGCGTCAGCAGAGCACGCCGCAGGTCAGCCCGCACTCTAGCGGTCATGCGGCGCTGGACAGTGCCCTGCCCACCGGCGGCTGGCCCGCTTCGGCGCTGACCGAAATCCTCATCCCGGCCAACGGCAGTGGCGAACTGCGCCTGCTGTGGCCGAGTCTGGCGCGGCTCTCGGGTATCGGCGAGCGCATCGTACTGGTCGCACCGCCTTACATTCCCTATCCGCAGGCCTGGCTGGCTGCCGGGGTCGATCTGCGTCAACTGGTAGTGATCGAGGCCAGTGCCCGTGATGCGCTATGGGCCGCTGAACAATGCCTGCGCTCCGGCAGTTGCGGTGCAGTGGTGTGCTGGCCCGGCATGGTCGATGACCGTGCGCTGCGGCGTTTGCAAGTGGCCGCCGAAACCGGGCAGACCCTGGCCTTTGCCTGTCGCCCCCAGCAGGCGGCTGCCAACCCGTCGCCCGCCGCTCTGCGCGTTGTCATCGATACCCGTCCCGCACAATTGCGGGTGCTCAAGTGCCGGGGCGGGCTGGCGCCGCCTTTCCCTATTCCATTCCCGACTGACGCTTGA
- the lexA gene encoding transcriptional repressor LexA, whose protein sequence is MYSMSTLSPRRSAILTFIRDRIAQQGQSPSLAEISEAFGFASRSVARKHIVALAEAGLIEVVAHQARGIRLLNSEPRPELLEIPVLGRVAAGAPIGPDLDIHSTLHLDRGTFTRVPDYLLRVQGDSMIEDGIFDGDLVGVHRNPQASDGQIVVARLDGEVTIKRLQHRGDQLHLLPRNPAYQPIIVTPDQDFAIEGVFCGLVRRE, encoded by the coding sequence ATGTACTCCATGAGCACATTATCTCCCCGTCGTAGCGCAATCCTTACCTTCATCCGCGATCGCATCGCGCAGCAAGGGCAATCGCCGAGCCTGGCGGAAATTTCCGAGGCCTTCGGTTTTGCTTCGCGCAGCGTGGCGCGCAAACACATCGTGGCCCTTGCCGAAGCCGGACTCATCGAGGTCGTAGCACATCAGGCCCGCGGCATTCGCCTGCTGAACAGCGAGCCGCGCCCCGAACTGCTGGAAATCCCCGTGCTGGGCCGTGTGGCGGCAGGCGCCCCGATTGGCCCGGACCTGGACATACACAGCACATTGCACCTGGATCGCGGCACGTTTACCCGCGTGCCGGACTACTTGCTGCGTGTGCAGGGCGATTCGATGATCGAAGACGGCATATTCGATGGCGATCTGGTGGGCGTGCACCGCAACCCGCAGGCCAGCGACGGGCAGATCGTCGTCGCCCGTCTGGACGGCGAGGTCACCATCAAGCGCTTGCAGCACCGGGGCGATCAGTTGCACCTGCTGCCGCGCAACCCGGCGTATCAACCGATCATCGTCACGCCCGATCAGGACTTCGCCATCGAAGGCGTGTTCTGCGGGCTGGTCCGGCGCGAATGA